The nucleotide window TCCCTTCGCAACATGCTTGCTTTGCGCCACCGCATGCAATTCGGCAACTTCTTCGTCCGTTAGGCAGTCGAAGACGCTGACACGACGAATGCAGGACGGTTGGCCGGCATGATCGCGCAGGCAATGTTCCGGTTTATGATCACAGGACAATGCGACCACTCCTTAAATGAAAATTATTCTCAATTGAAATTAACAGAAATGCACAATGTTGATTGTGATCTCCGTCACTTGACGCAAATCAATTTCAATCCTTATGATACCATGTATGTTAAAATAGTCGAAATATTTCGTTTGGAGGTGACTTTCCGTGCTGGAAGTCCAATACAAAGGCAATATTGCTGTTATTGATGTGCGTGAACGTATTTTAAAAGGCGAACACCCCCGTTTTGAAATCATTAATTTTGTCAAGGAAGCCAAAAAGGGCACGATCATCGAAGTCCATCTTCCCCACCGCGCGCAACCGCTTGTAAAAGGGTTGGAAGAAATCGGCATCAACGCTGTGCTGAATGAATTATCCCCCAACCATTACCGATTGATGTGCGTCAAATTGGATGATTAGGAAAAATGAAAAAAGTCCGCAAAACACAAACCGGGTTGGTTGTCCCAGCCCGGTCCGTGTTTTGCTTCG belongs to Bacilli bacterium and includes:
- a CDS encoding amino acid decarboxylase, with translation MLEVQYKGNIAVIDVRERILKGEHPRFEIINFVKEAKKGTIIEVHLPHRAQPLVKGLEEIGINAVLNELSPNHYRLMCVKLDD